A stretch of DNA from Desulfovibrio gilichinskyi:
CTCTACGGTGGTGGCAAGAAAAAAAAGTGCAAGAAATAATCGATAACAAAAATCGAGAATCAACACCAAAAGGAGTTTAAAAATGGCTACACCGGAAAGAATGATAATATGCTGTCAGAGTTTTCGCACATCAGGAAGCCCCAAAGGAATCTGTCACAAATCAACTGAAGGCTTTCTCCAATATATCGAAGAAGAGCTGCTGGATCGCGGTCTTGATGCAATAGTCGTTGCTACCACCTGCCTTAAACAGTGTGAATCAGGCCCGATCATGGTTGTTCAGCCTGAAAACTGGTGGTTCAAAGGAGTTGAATCCGAAGGCGCAATTGATGAGATTCTCGACAGCCTTGAAGACGGCGAACCCTGCGAAAAATATTTACTTAGTTAATCCAGAGAAGACTCATGCCGGGCACAATTAAAATACGAACCGCAATTCGCGAAGATCTAAGCAGTCTCGCTGACCTGCTGGAAATGCTCTTTTCCATTGAAGCAGACTTTTGCGCAGACAGAAAAAGACAACTGCGCGGACTTGCAATGCTGCTTGAAACCAATCGGGGATGTATTCTGGTCGCTGAGGCTGGAAATATTGTGGTCGGCATGTGCTCTGGACAATTTATGATTTCCACTGCTGAAGGCGGATTATCAGTACTGGTGGAAGATGTGGTTGTACACAAAGACTGGCAGGGGCGCGGCATAGGTAGAATGCTAATGGACAGTATCGGAACATATGCGAAAGACAACAACGCATCACGTTTGCAACTGCTTGCAGACAGCGAAAATATTCCGGCACTTAACTTCTATAAAAATCTCGGGTGGGAACCTACCCGGCTCATTTGTCTGAGAAAGCGTCATTCATAAAGGTGAAGCCATGACTAGTGCCATATTAGAAGAAAGAAAAGATCAGATACATAGAACAGGACAGGGCGACATTGATATAGCCTGTAACCGTGAATCTCTTGCCGGAGCTGTCAGTCAGCGTGCTTGTGTTTTCTGCGGTTCCCGCGTTGTTCTTTACCCCATTGCTGACGCACTGCATCTGGTGCACGGCCCCATCGGTTGTGCAGTTTATACATGGGACATTCGCGGCTCTCTTTCAAGCGGACCGGAACTGCACAGAATGTCCTTTTCAACAGACCTTCAGGAAGTTGATGTCATATTCGGCGGAGAGAAAAAGCTTGAAGCTGCTCTTGACGAACTCATAGACAGGCACAGCCCCAAAGCGGCATTCGTTTATTCCACATGCATCGTCGGAATAATCGGTGATGACCTTGAAGCTGTATGCAGAAAAATGACTGAGAAGAAAGGAATCCCTGTTCTTCCTGTCATGTCTGAAGGATTTAAAGGCAGTAAACGCGAAGGTTATCTTGCTGCGTGTAAAGCCATGTTTAAACTTGTCGGAACAGAAGATGTATCCGATATATCACCGGTTTCAGTCAATATTTTAGGTGATTTCAACCTCGCCGGAGAAATCTGGATTGTAAGAGAATACTTTAGACGCATGGGCGTAGAAGTCGTTGCCAATATCACCGGTGACGGACGAGTTAAAGATGTCGGTCGCAGTCATGGTGCGGCTTTAAATCTAGTTCAATGTTCGGGTGCGACTCTCGATTTGGCAAAAATGATAAAAGAAAAGTATGGCAAACCATTCATCCGTGTCTCCTACCTAGGCATTGAAGATATGGCTGAGTCTCTTTATCAGGTGGCTGATTTCTTTAAGGATATCGACCCGAACATTGTTCAACGCACTCAGGACCTTGTTAAAGATGAACTTTCAAAGCTCATGCCGGAGATTGCCCGCTA
This window harbors:
- a CDS encoding (2Fe-2S) ferredoxin domain-containing protein; this translates as MATPERMIICCQSFRTSGSPKGICHKSTEGFLQYIEEELLDRGLDAIVVATTCLKQCESGPIMVVQPENWWFKGVESEGAIDEILDSLEDGEPCEKYLLS
- a CDS encoding GNAT family N-acetyltransferase, with translation MPGTIKIRTAIREDLSSLADLLEMLFSIEADFCADRKRQLRGLAMLLETNRGCILVAEAGNIVVGMCSGQFMISTAEGGLSVLVEDVVVHKDWQGRGIGRMLMDSIGTYAKDNNASRLQLLADSENIPALNFYKNLGWEPTRLICLRKRHS
- the nifE gene encoding nitrogenase iron-molybdenum cofactor biosynthesis protein NifE — its product is MTSAILEERKDQIHRTGQGDIDIACNRESLAGAVSQRACVFCGSRVVLYPIADALHLVHGPIGCAVYTWDIRGSLSSGPELHRMSFSTDLQEVDVIFGGEKKLEAALDELIDRHSPKAAFVYSTCIVGIIGDDLEAVCRKMTEKKGIPVLPVMSEGFKGSKREGYLAACKAMFKLVGTEDVSDISPVSVNILGDFNLAGEIWIVREYFRRMGVEVVANITGDGRVKDVGRSHGAALNLVQCSGATLDLAKMIKEKYGKPFIRVSYLGIEDMAESLYQVADFFKDIDPNIVQRTQDLVKDELSKLMPEIARYRKDLEGKKVAMYVGGSFKAFSLLKAFRHLGMKVVMVGSQTGTKEDYEELAQIADPGTILVDDANPLELSAFIKEKDVDVFVGGVKERPIAFKMGVGFCDHNHERKEALEGFEGMLNFAREIHSSVMSPVWSFVPRRSNRRSKIVKEAGNE